In Pararge aegeria chromosome 17, ilParAegt1.1, whole genome shotgun sequence, one genomic interval encodes:
- the LOC120631006 gene encoding cytidine deaminase-like, translating to MDNFQIVDFTSLSEEVKKLIREAVEIRTRAYCPYSNFAVGAAILTEEDSKVYTGFNIENSTLTPSICAERAAVPRAVCDGYLKFKMVAVAAHQNDSYTAPCGVCRQTLSEFCGSDGDIEIYLSKPTMDKVLCTKLSNLLPLSFVSYKKDSVINNCK from the exons ATGGACAATTTCCAAATTGTGGACTTTACTTCTTTAA GCGAAGAAGTCAAAAAATTAATACGAGAAGCGGTAGAGATACGAACCCGAGCGTATTGCCCGTACTCAAACTTCGCTGTTGGAGCCGCAATACTAACAGAAGAGGACTCTAAAGTATACACAGGGTTTAACATTGAAAACTCTACGTTGACGCCAAGCATATGCGCCGAAAGAGCGGCCGTGCCGAGAGCCGTTTGTGAcggttatttaaaattcaaaatggtcGCCGTCGCAGCTCATCAAAATGACTCGTACACAGCGCCCTGCGGTGTATGCAGGCAAACATTAAGCGAGTTCTGCGGTTCGGATGGCGACATAGAAATATACCTTAGCAAACCAACGATGGACAAAGTTTTGTGCACGAAGCTGTCGAATTTACTACCGTTATCCTTTGTCAGTTATAAAAAAGACagtgttataaataattgtaaataa